A DNA window from Arachis hypogaea cultivar Tifrunner chromosome 18, arahy.Tifrunner.gnm2.J5K5, whole genome shotgun sequence contains the following coding sequences:
- the LOC140181481 gene encoding uncharacterized protein gives MADSSTSSTSSTSQNASKPRKRSHFRAKIKVQNIQIVVRNLHQNNIKLSVKNLKRKRSKYTQHKMAARNQTKDLKCATHLLSDKFRNMAEEKKAIVRDLGFGGLMHVPPLRVDHQLLRELANNFKLGENRLKTGYGSFQITPKTIGDALGINATGNLFPEKVEYKQLYKQLSDDDKIIYRRFQGKTLKSLTDEMMEIGVGSEEERLMFKRIFILYIQMAFLLPTTINKISPVHLAPIFKMDGISERNWGAHVLTFLIKGITDYQDKKKKAIDGCLFALMIIYFHLSENKGKKRAERPPKPWIANWTKEKLVERMTAEKEEILGIVKMAETRAREKMKEKEKKEKKQEIKKTKKRKASPTSSSETETATDSDTSTSESETQQDSEDSARKHPIKKGKKMDSRKRKQRQEEPDSDSESEYEQSDE, from the exons atggcagactcttccacttcctccacttcttccacttctcaaaacgCTTCGAAACCAAGGAAACGCTCCCATTTTCGAGcaaaaatcaaagttcaaaatatacaaatcgttgttcgaaacctccatcaaaacaacatcaaactctccgtgaagaatctgaagagaaAACGAAGCAAATACACTCAAC acaaaatggcagcaagaaaccaaacgaaagaccttaagtgtgccacacatctcctgagtgataagttcagaaacatgGCTGAGGAGAAGAAGGCAATTGTCAGGGATCTCGGATTTGGTGGGTTGATGCACGTCCCACCTctaagggtggatcaccaactcttaagggaactggcaaacaacttcaaacttggggagaacagactgaagacaggatatggttctttccaaataacaccaaagacaataggtgatgcgcttggcatcaatgcaacag gaaatctgtttcctgagaaagttgagtataagCAACTTTATAAGCaactttctgatgatgacaaaataatttatagaagattccagggtaagaccctcaaaagtcttaccgatgaaatgatggaaatcggcgttggcagcgaagaggaacgcctgatgttcaagaggatattcatcctctacatacagatggcgttccttttgccaacgacgataaacaaaatatcgcccgtgcacctcgccccaatttttaagatggacggcataTCGGAGAGAAACTGGGGGGCGCATGTTTTGACCTTCTTGATCAAAGGCATCACAGACTACCAGgataagaagaagaaggcaattgatggctgcctctttgccctcatgataatatactttcatctttctgaaaacaaaggcaagaagagggccgaaagaccaccaaagccttggattgccaactggactaaggagaagttggtggaaagaatgactgcagaaaaagaagaaattttg gggattgtgaagatggcggagacaagagcaagagaaaaaatgaaagaaaaagaaaaaaaagaaaaaaaacaagaaataaaaaaaacaaaaaaaaggaaggcgagtccaacatcgtcttcggagacagaaacagctactgacagtgacacttctacctctgagtctgagactcaacAAGACTCGGAGGATTCAGCAAGAAAACACCccatcaaaaaggggaaaaa aatggactccagaaaaagaaagcagaggcaagaggagccagattctgattcagaatctgaatatGAACaaagtgatgagtaa
- the LOC140181666 gene encoding uncharacterized protein — translation MLQIEGTTETTPETPKQLQETTPTVPPAPTKVHPDAEDAAALLMMARTASYVPKTDPGVPSFSLGLTDSSQEGASTQETEREKSPEAANLIEQLDSLVQRIASSATKGKTQVHKFRGRLGEKVLQSLKLLGDYIRLRMI, via the exons atgctacagattgaagggactacagaaac cactcctgaaacccccaaacaacttcaagagaccacacccacggttcccccagctccaactaaagt tcatccagacgcagaagacgctgctgccctgttgatgatggcacggacagcttCCTATGTTCCGAAAACAGATCCAggggtgccatcattcagccttggattgactgattcaagccaggagggggcgtcaacgcaggagacagaaagggaaAAATCTCCAGAAGCTGCGAATTTGATAGAACAATTGGACAGTTTGGTCCAAAGAATAGCAAGCAGCGCAACGAAGGGAAAAACACaagtccacaaattcagagggagactgggggagaaagttctgcaaagtttgaaactcctcGGGGATTATATCAGATtacggatgatatga